The genomic stretch CCAAGCAGGATTATTAAAATAATTTTGCATGCTTGAGTTGCTATCATCATTTGCTTTTTTCGCTACAAAAGGAATCGTGTAAATTCCGTCCGAAAGAGTCACAGGTGTTGTAATAGCCGGTTCTGAAATAACTTTGAAAGTACTTGGATCAATGGTTAAATCCACTTGATACCAGTGATCATAACTAATTGCATCTACTTTAATATGCATATAAGAGAAAATAACATCATCTAAAGAACTAAGCTTGAATTTCTCTACACGCGTATCTTTCGCTGCGTCTGTGCTCACTGTTTGAACATCTTCATAACGATCTTGATAAACATCCGCTTGTGCTGGCTTTTCTGGACGAGCCCCATTTTTTGAAACCGCCATTGTTTGCCACCAAGTACTATTTGTAATTGTTAAGTACATATAAGGTTGACCATTTTCTACTTTAATCGTTGCTGTATGGTCAATATATTTATCTGCCTCTGAAGATTCTTTCGTTGTTTTCCCTGTATTATCTTTATAAAAATTCACTTGAACTTGGTATTCCCCGCCATCTTTCAGACGAGAATCAGCCGCATTAGCAAAACCAGGTATCAATTGAAAAATAAGTGTCAAAGCCAAGAAAGCTACTAAACCTTTTTTCCATAATTTCTTCATCATAATCCCCCTTTATTTAAAAATCGCACGTCTTTTAAGTAAAACTAACCCTGTCCCTGCTGCAACAAAAATAATTCCATATAAAAACATTTGGCTAGAATCACTAGACTTCGGATTTGCTACTTTATTACTTGAGTCACTTTTTGTTGCTGGGGTTGCTGTATCGTTATTATCAGAAGACTTTACCGCGCCAGCTAATGCTTTAGCAGAACCTTCATCAAAACGTAACTTGATTTGATACTCATGATGATAATTTAAATCGTCATCATCAATATCTACTTTGATTTTTGCATTAACAGGACTACTTAAAGTCGACACAGGAAACGACACTTTTCGAGTATCATTCGCTGTATTTTTCGAAGTCACACTAACCGCACTACCTTCGACCCATAAACCAGTAATCCACTTACTATGGTTCACTTGCAAACTAACAGTAGATTTACCTCCATTTACAGTTACCGTTGCAGGCTTATCAAAATAGTCATTCGCCATAGATACGGAATCACTATCCCCTTGTAGTACCGTATAATCAACCGAATAGGTGCCATCCTTAAGAGCAGCTTGTGCCGTTAATCCCGTAGAAAGAAACGAAAAACTGAATAAGGCAATAAAAGCAGCCAAAACTAAAACTTTCTTCATACTTAAATCTCCCTTCTTTAATAAAAACTACTATTTATAAAAAACCCCCACTAATAAAAGTGGAGTAAAAGTTTATGTAAAAGGATACGTTAATTATCATTTTAATTGATAATGATTATCATTGTCAACAACAGATTGCTTTTTCACAAATTAAAAACGCAAAAAAACCATGAATAGCAACAACCATCCATGGTTAATAATTATTTCCTTTTACTCTTCTATTTGAGAAAAGCGATCATATAGTAATTCCCCTTTTAAAGTTAACGTATATCTTTTTTCTGCAATATTATTATTTCTTGTTAAAAAGCCATTCTCTTCCAACCAATAAAGC from Listeria monocytogenes ATCC 19117 encodes the following:
- the isdC gene encoding heme uptake protein IsdC, which encodes MKKVLVLAAFIALFSFSFLSTGLTAQAALKDGTYSVDYTVLQGDSDSVSMANDYFDKPATVTVNGGKSTVSLQVNHSKWITGLWVEGSAVSVTSKNTANDTRKVSFPVSTLSSPVNAKIKVDIDDDDLNYHHEYQIKLRFDEGSAKALAGAVKSSDNNDTATPATKSDSSNKVANPKSSDSSQMFLYGIIFVAAGTGLVLLKRRAIFK